In Pseudomonas sp. ADAK18, a single window of DNA contains:
- the nuoM gene encoding NADH-quinone oxidoreductase subunit M — MILPWLILIPFIGGLLCWMGERFGATLPRWIALLTMSLELALGLWLWAHGDYSFAPAPGADPTFALEFKHVWIQRFGINVHLALDGLSLLMILLTGLLGILSVLCSWKEIQRHVGFFHLNLMWILGGVVGVFLALDLFMFFFFWEMMLVPMYFLIALWGHSSSDGKKTRIYAATKFFIFTQASGLIMLVAILGLVLVNFNSTGVITFNYADLLKTKMSLTTEYILMLGFFIAFAVKLPVVPFHSWLPDAHAQAPTAGSVDLAGILLKTAAYGLLRFALPLFPNASAEFAPIAMTLGLIGIFYGAFLAFAQTDIKRLIAFSSVSHMGFVLIGIYSGSQLALQGAVIQMLAHGVSAAALFILSGQLYERLHTRDMREMGGVWSRIAYLPAISLFFAAASLGLPGTGNFIGEFLILMGAFVHTPWISAIATSGLVFGSVYSLIMIHRAYFGPAKSDTVLHGMDGRELIMVLGLAVLLIFIGVYPQPFLDTSAATMHGVQQWFSTAFTQLASAR; from the coding sequence ATGATTCTGCCCTGGCTAATCCTGATCCCTTTTATCGGCGGCCTGCTCTGCTGGATGGGCGAGCGCTTCGGCGCTACCCTGCCCCGCTGGATTGCGTTGCTGACCATGTCCCTGGAACTCGCACTCGGCCTCTGGCTGTGGGCCCATGGCGACTATTCATTTGCTCCGGCACCGGGTGCCGATCCAACTTTCGCGCTTGAATTCAAGCACGTCTGGATCCAGCGCTTCGGCATCAACGTGCACCTGGCCCTCGACGGCCTGTCACTGTTGATGATCCTGCTGACCGGCCTGCTGGGTATCCTCTCGGTACTCTGCTCCTGGAAAGAGATTCAGCGTCACGTGGGCTTCTTCCACCTGAACCTGATGTGGATTTTGGGCGGCGTTGTCGGCGTGTTCCTTGCGCTGGACCTGTTCATGTTCTTCTTCTTCTGGGAAATGATGCTGGTGCCGATGTACTTCCTCATCGCGCTCTGGGGTCACAGTTCTTCGGACGGCAAGAAAACCCGGATCTACGCGGCGACCAAGTTCTTCATCTTCACCCAGGCTTCCGGCCTGATCATGTTGGTGGCGATCCTGGGTCTGGTACTGGTCAACTTCAACAGCACGGGCGTGATTACGTTCAACTACGCCGACCTGTTGAAAACCAAGATGTCCCTGACCACCGAGTACATCCTGATGCTGGGCTTCTTCATCGCGTTCGCGGTGAAGCTGCCGGTGGTGCCGTTCCACTCCTGGCTGCCTGACGCTCACGCCCAGGCGCCGACTGCAGGTTCCGTGGACCTGGCGGGTATCCTGCTGAAGACCGCTGCGTATGGTCTGCTGCGTTTCGCCCTGCCGCTGTTCCCGAATGCCTCGGCCGAGTTTGCACCGATCGCCATGACCCTCGGTCTGATCGGGATCTTCTACGGTGCGTTCCTGGCGTTCGCGCAAACCGACATCAAGCGTCTGATTGCCTTCTCGTCCGTTTCCCACATGGGCTTCGTACTGATCGGCATCTACTCCGGTAGCCAACTGGCGCTGCAAGGCGCAGTGATCCAGATGCTGGCTCACGGTGTGTCGGCAGCCGCACTGTTTATCCTCAGTGGCCAACTGTACGAGCGCCTGCACACCCGTGACATGCGTGAGATGGGTGGCGTGTGGTCGCGTATCGCCTACCTGCCGGCCATCAGCCTGTTCTTCGCCGCCGCGTCCCTGGGCTTGCCGGGTACCGGTAACTTCATCGGCGAGTTCCTGATCCTGATGGGTGCCTTCGTGCATACACCGTGGATCAGTGCGATCGCGACCTCCGGCCTGGTGTTCGGCTCGGTCTACTCGCTGATCATGATCCACCGTGCGTACTTCGGTCCGGCCAAATCCGACACCGTGCTGCACGGCATGGACGGTCGCGAACTGATCATGGTGCTTGGCCTTGCGGTATTGCTGATCTTCATCGGCGTGTACCCGCAACCGTTCCTGGATACTTCTGCCGCAACGATGCATGGCGTGCAGCAATGGTTCAGCACCGCCTTCACTCAACTCGCTTCGGCCCGGTAA
- the nuoL gene encoding NADH-quinone oxidoreductase subunit L translates to MNMIFLTFLFPLIGFLLLSFSRGRWSENLSALVGVGSIGLSAIVAAYVIWQFNVAPPEGGHYTLVLWQWMSVDGFKPNFALYVDGLSITMLGVVVGVGFLIHLFASWYMRGEAGYSRFFAYTNLFIASMLFLVLGDNLLFLYFGWEGVGLCSYLLIGFYYSNRNNGNAALKAFIVTRIGDVFMAIGLFILFQQVGTLNIQELLVLAPQKFQVGDFWITLATLMLLGGAVGKSAQLPLQTWLADAMAGPTPVSALIHAATMVTAGVYLIARTHGLFTLAPEILHLVGLVGGVTLVLAGFAALVQTDIKRILAYSTMSQIGYMFLALGVGAWDGAIFHLMTHAFFKALLFLASGAVIVACHHEQNIFKMGGLWKKLPLAYASFIVGGAALSALPLVTAGFYSKDEILWEAFASGNQGLLYAGLVGAFMTSLYTFRLIFITFHGEAKTEAHAGHGISHWLPLSVLIILSTFVGAMITPPLAGVLPQSVGHAGGEAKHSLELASGAIAIAGILLAALLFLGKRRFATAVANSGIGRFLSAWWFAAWGFDWIYDKLFVKPYLAISHVLRKDPLDQTIGLIPRAAKAGHTALSRSETGQLRWYAASMAAGAVLVIGAIVVVAV, encoded by the coding sequence ATGAACATGATCTTTCTGACTTTCCTGTTTCCCCTGATCGGTTTCCTGCTGCTGTCGTTCTCTCGTGGACGCTGGTCGGAAAACCTCTCGGCCCTGGTCGGCGTCGGTTCCATCGGCTTGTCGGCGATTGTCGCGGCTTATGTGATCTGGCAATTCAACGTCGCACCGCCTGAAGGTGGTCACTACACCCTGGTGCTGTGGCAATGGATGTCGGTGGACGGCTTCAAGCCCAACTTCGCCCTGTACGTCGATGGCCTGTCGATCACCATGCTGGGCGTGGTGGTGGGTGTTGGCTTCCTGATCCACCTGTTCGCGTCCTGGTACATGCGCGGTGAGGCCGGTTACTCGCGCTTCTTCGCTTACACCAACCTGTTTATCGCCAGCATGCTGTTCCTGGTACTGGGCGATAACCTGTTGTTCCTGTACTTCGGCTGGGAAGGCGTGGGCCTGTGCTCGTACCTGTTGATCGGTTTCTACTACAGCAACCGCAACAACGGTAACGCGGCACTCAAGGCCTTTATCGTCACCCGTATCGGCGACGTGTTCATGGCCATCGGCCTGTTCATCCTGTTCCAACAAGTGGGCACGCTGAACATCCAGGAACTGCTGGTGCTGGCACCGCAGAAATTCCAGGTCGGTGACTTCTGGATCACCCTGGCGACCCTGATGCTGCTGGGTGGCGCTGTCGGTAAATCCGCACAACTGCCGCTGCAAACCTGGCTGGCAGATGCGATGGCGGGCCCTACCCCGGTTTCGGCACTGATCCACGCCGCAACCATGGTAACCGCCGGTGTCTACCTGATCGCCCGTACCCACGGCCTGTTCACCCTGGCACCGGAGATTCTGCATCTCGTCGGTCTGGTCGGTGGCGTGACCCTGGTACTGGCGGGCTTCGCGGCCCTGGTTCAGACCGACATCAAGCGGATCCTCGCCTATTCGACCATGAGCCAGATCGGCTACATGTTCCTGGCCCTGGGCGTCGGCGCCTGGGACGGCGCGATCTTCCACCTGATGACCCACGCCTTCTTCAAGGCCCTGCTGTTCCTTGCGTCCGGTGCGGTGATCGTTGCCTGCCACCACGAGCAGAACATCTTCAAGATGGGCGGCCTGTGGAAGAAACTGCCGTTGGCCTACGCCAGCTTCATCGTCGGTGGTGCGGCCTTGTCGGCCCTGCCACTGGTGACCGCAGGTTTCTACTCCAAAGACGAAATCCTCTGGGAAGCCTTTGCCAGCGGTAACCAGGGTCTGCTGTATGCAGGCCTGGTGGGTGCATTCATGACCTCGCTGTACACCTTCCGCCTGATCTTCATCACGTTCCACGGTGAAGCCAAGACCGAAGCCCACGCAGGCCATGGCATTTCCCACTGGTTGCCACTGTCGGTGCTGATCATCCTGTCGACCTTCGTCGGTGCCATGATCACCCCGCCGCTGGCCGGTGTACTGCCACAAAGCGTCGGCCATGCCGGCGGCGAAGCCAAGCACAGCCTGGAACTCGCCTCGGGTGCCATTGCCATCGCAGGTATCCTGCTGGCGGCCCTGCTGTTCCTCGGCAAGCGCCGCTTCGCCACCGCCGTTGCCAACAGTGGCATTGGCCGCTTCCTTTCGGCCTGGTGGTTCGCTGCCTGGGGCTTCGACTGGATCTACGACAAACTGTTCGTCAAGCCTTACCTTGCCATCAGCCATGTACTGCGCAAAGACCCGCTCGACCAGACCATCGGTTTGATCCCGCGCGCTGCCAAGGCCGGTCATACCGCCCTGAGCCGCAGCGAGACAGGCCAATTGCGTTGGTATGCAGCTTCTATGGCGGCCGGTGCCGTTCTGGTGATCGGCGCCATCGTCGTGGTAGCGGTCTGA
- the nuoK gene encoding NADH-quinone oxidoreductase subunit NuoK, whose translation MPAIPLEHGLAVAGILFCLGLVGLMVRRNILFVLMSLEIMMNAAALAFIVAGSRWGQPDGQVMFILVISLAAAEASIGLAILLQLYRRFHTLDIDAASEMRG comes from the coding sequence ATGCCTGCTATCCCTTTGGAGCATGGTCTGGCGGTTGCCGGCATCCTGTTCTGCCTTGGCCTGGTCGGCCTGATGGTTCGCCGTAACATTCTGTTTGTGTTGATGAGCCTGGAAATCATGATGAACGCTGCCGCACTCGCGTTCATCGTGGCGGGTAGCCGTTGGGGCCAGCCGGATGGACAAGTCATGTTCATCCTGGTGATCAGCCTGGCAGCCGCCGAGGCCAGCATTGGCCTGGCGATCCTGCTGCAACTGTATCGTCGCTTCCACACGCTTGATATCGACGCTGCCAGTGAGATGCGCGGATGA
- the nuoJ gene encoding NADH-quinone oxidoreductase subunit J, producing the protein MEFAFYFASGIAVVSTLRVITNTNPVHALLYLIISLIAVAMTFFSLGAPFAGVLEVIAYAGAIMVLFVFVVMMLNLGPASVAQERVWLKPGIWLGPVILAALLLAELLYVLFAHQSGHAIGHTTVDAKAVGISLFGPYLLVVELASMLLLAAAITAFHLGRNEAKEQ; encoded by the coding sequence ATGGAATTCGCTTTCTATTTCGCATCGGGTATTGCAGTGGTGTCCACGCTTCGCGTGATCACCAACACGAACCCCGTGCACGCCCTGCTCTACCTGATCATTTCGTTGATCGCCGTGGCCATGACCTTCTTCAGCCTCGGCGCACCGTTCGCCGGTGTCCTGGAAGTGATCGCCTACGCCGGCGCCATCATGGTGCTGTTCGTGTTCGTGGTGATGATGCTCAACCTGGGGCCGGCTTCGGTCGCCCAGGAACGCGTCTGGCTCAAGCCCGGCATCTGGCTCGGTCCGGTGATCCTGGCTGCCCTGCTGCTGGCTGAACTGCTGTATGTGCTGTTCGCTCACCAGAGCGGCCACGCCATCGGCCACACCACCGTAGACGCCAAGGCCGTGGGCATCAGCCTGTTCGGTCCGTACCTGCTGGTGGTCGAACTGGCTTCGATGCTGCTGCTCGCTGCAGCCATCACCGCCTTCCACTTGGGCCGCAACGAAGCCAAGGAGCAATGA
- the nuoI gene encoding NADH-quinone oxidoreductase subunit NuoI, translated as MFKYIGDIIKGTGTQLRSLVMIFGHGFRKRDTLQYPEEAVYLPPRYRGRIVLTRDPDGEERCVACNLCAVACPVGCISLQKAETEDGRWYPDFFRINFSRCIFCGLCEEACPTTAIQLTPDFEMAEFKRQDLVYEKEDLLISGPGKNPDYNFYRVAGMAIAGKPKGAAQNEAEPINVKSLLP; from the coding sequence ATGTTCAAATATATTGGCGACATCATTAAGGGTACCGGTACCCAGTTGCGAAGCCTGGTGATGATATTCGGTCACGGCTTTCGTAAACGCGACACCCTGCAATACCCGGAAGAAGCGGTCTACTTGCCGCCGCGTTATCGCGGCCGCATCGTCCTGACCCGCGACCCCGACGGCGAAGAGCGCTGTGTAGCCTGCAACCTGTGCGCCGTGGCGTGCCCGGTAGGCTGCATCTCGCTGCAGAAAGCTGAAACCGAAGACGGTCGCTGGTACCCGGACTTCTTCCGCATCAACTTCTCGCGCTGCATTTTCTGCGGCCTCTGTGAGGAAGCCTGCCCGACCACCGCGATCCAGCTGACACCGGATTTCGAGATGGCCGAGTTCAAACGTCAGGACCTGGTGTACGAGAAAGAAGATCTGTTGATCTCTGGTCCCGGTAAAAACCCTGATTACAACTTCTATCGTGTTGCAGGTATGGCCATTGCCGGTAAGCCAAAAGGCGCCGCGCAAAACGAAGCCGAGCCGATCAACGTGAAGAGCTTGCTGCCTTAA
- the nuoH gene encoding NADH-quinone oxidoreductase subunit NuoH → MTWFTPEVIDVIIAVLKAIVILLAVVVAGALLSFVERRLLGWWQDRYGPNRVGPFGMFQIAADMLKMFFKEDWTPPFADKVIFTLAPVVAMSALLIAFAVIPITPTWGVADLNIGLLFFFAMAGLSVYAVLFAGWASNNKFALLGSLRASAQTVSYEVFMGLALMGIVVQVGSFNMRDIVEYQAQNLWFIIPQFFGFCTFFIAGVAVTHRHPFDQPEAEQELADGYHIEYAGMKWGMFFVGEYIGIILISALLVTLFFGGWHGPFGILPQLAFFWFFLKTAFFIMLFILLRASIPRPRYDQVMDFSWRFCLPLTLINLLVTAAVVLLNTPAGAVQ, encoded by the coding sequence ATGACCTGGTTCACCCCTGAAGTGATCGACGTGATCATCGCGGTCCTCAAGGCCATCGTGATCCTGTTGGCCGTGGTCGTGGCGGGCGCCCTGCTCAGCTTCGTCGAACGTCGCCTGCTGGGTTGGTGGCAGGACCGTTATGGTCCGAACCGCGTTGGCCCGTTCGGCATGTTCCAGATCGCCGCCGACATGCTGAAAATGTTCTTCAAGGAAGACTGGACTCCGCCGTTTGCCGACAAGGTGATCTTCACCCTGGCACCGGTCGTGGCCATGAGTGCCTTGCTGATTGCCTTCGCAGTCATCCCGATCACCCCGACCTGGGGCGTGGCGGACCTGAACATCGGCTTGCTGTTCTTCTTCGCCATGGCCGGTCTGTCGGTCTACGCGGTGCTGTTCGCCGGTTGGGCCAGTAACAACAAGTTCGCCCTGCTGGGCAGCTTGCGGGCCTCGGCCCAGACCGTGTCCTACGAAGTGTTCATGGGCCTGGCGCTGATGGGCATCGTGGTGCAGGTTGGCTCGTTCAACATGCGCGACATCGTCGAGTACCAGGCGCAGAACCTGTGGTTCATCATTCCGCAGTTCTTTGGCTTCTGTACCTTCTTCATCGCAGGCGTCGCCGTGACTCACCGTCACCCCTTCGACCAGCCGGAAGCGGAACAGGAACTGGCCGACGGCTACCACATTGAATACGCCGGCATGAAATGGGGCATGTTCTTCGTCGGTGAGTACATCGGCATCATCTTGATCTCGGCCCTGCTGGTCACGCTGTTCTTCGGTGGCTGGCATGGTCCGTTCGGCATCCTGCCTCAGTTGGCCTTCTTCTGGTTCTTCCTGAAGACCGCGTTCTTCATCATGTTGTTCATCCTGTTGCGCGCCTCTATCCCGCGTCCACGGTATGACCAGGTGATGGATTTCAGCTGGAGATTCTGCCTGCCGCTGACCCTGATCAATTTGCTGGTGACTGCTGCCGTTGTGTTGTTGAACACGCCAGCGGGCGCGGTTCAGTGA